One genomic region from Candidatus Polarisedimenticolaceae bacterium encodes:
- a CDS encoding dihydrodipicolinate reductase C-terminal domain-containing protein, whose amino-acid sequence MKVAIVGHGKMGVEIAKAAQARGHLVVATLDRGDALEGARGAEVAFEFTEPSAAGSNVTSLLRAGQHVVCGTTGWDPAGAGIDAIAREAGRAAVVAPNFSIGVNLFFEIVAEAARRLSGTGLYDPWLFETHHRQKLDAPSGTAKKLAGVVDAFGGRRTSVAAARAGFEPGHHEVGFDGEHDAIVLTHRARGRAGFAAGAVLAAEWARGKSGLHGFEEVLADLVKGGGR is encoded by the coding sequence ATGAAGGTCGCCATCGTCGGTCACGGCAAGATGGGGGTCGAGATCGCGAAGGCGGCGCAGGCGCGGGGGCACCTCGTCGTCGCCACGCTCGATCGCGGCGACGCGCTCGAAGGGGCGCGCGGCGCCGAAGTGGCCTTCGAGTTCACCGAGCCTTCCGCCGCCGGGTCGAACGTGACGTCCCTGCTTCGCGCGGGGCAACACGTGGTCTGCGGCACGACCGGTTGGGATCCGGCAGGGGCGGGGATCGACGCGATCGCGCGCGAGGCGGGGAGGGCGGCGGTCGTGGCGCCGAACTTCTCGATCGGCGTGAACCTGTTCTTCGAGATCGTCGCCGAGGCGGCGCGGAGGCTCTCCGGGACGGGGCTGTACGACCCGTGGCTGTTCGAGACCCACCACCGCCAGAAACTCGACGCACCCAGCGGCACGGCGAAGAAGCTCGCCGGCGTCGTCGACGCCTTCGGCGGACGCCGGACCTCGGTCGCGGCGGCACGCGCGGGGTTCGAGCCGGGACACCACGAGGTGGGCTTCGACGGCGAACACGACGCGATCGTCCTGACGCACCGGGCGCGCGGGCGCGCGGGGTTCGCGGCCGGGGCGGTCCTGGCGGCGGAATGGGCTCGGGGCAAGTCCGGGTTGCACGGATTCGAGGAGGTCCTTGCGGATCTGGTGAAGGGAGGCGGGCGATGA
- a CDS encoding aspartate kinase — protein MIVLKFGGTSVADAERILGVAAIVKARAGSRPLVVVSALAGVTDLLARAVACAKAGDREGIEPLLSDLARRHRWAISGAVEPAGARHDLTLQVDGMLEDLRQLLRSVRLLGEGTPRASDTLLAFGELMSSRIVAAAFRASGLPSRWVDPREFVVTDDRHGAATADVEATGERARPLVTEALDAGEIPVVGGFVGATREGHTTTLGRGGSDTSAAVLGAALLASEIQIWTDVDGILSADPRVCPEARVCARVAFAEAAELAFYGAKVLHPAAIAPAVARGIPVRVLNSLRPQGAGTVVVAEPGEGAPPLVAVASRGGATLVRLRSRRMRIDAGFLPQALAALEAEGVVPDLVVSSEVGVAAAVAGRLDAKRLATRAGDGVEVEIHPEQGIVCIVGSGLATDGRIRGRVLAALAEHDPALVSLGGSGTSVSALVAETRLADVVRSLHRTFFEGGGG, from the coding sequence GTGATCGTCCTCAAGTTCGGCGGCACCTCCGTCGCGGATGCGGAACGCATCCTCGGGGTCGCCGCGATCGTGAAGGCGCGCGCCGGGTCGCGGCCGCTCGTCGTCGTCTCCGCGCTCGCGGGGGTGACCGACCTGCTCGCGCGGGCGGTCGCGTGCGCGAAGGCGGGGGACCGCGAGGGGATCGAGCCGCTCCTCTCCGACCTCGCCCGGCGGCACCGCTGGGCGATCTCGGGGGCGGTGGAGCCCGCGGGCGCGCGTCACGACCTGACCCTCCAGGTGGACGGGATGCTCGAGGATCTGCGCCAGCTCCTGCGCTCGGTGCGGCTTCTGGGCGAGGGGACGCCGAGGGCGTCGGACACGCTCCTGGCGTTCGGGGAGCTGATGTCCTCCCGGATCGTCGCGGCGGCGTTCCGGGCGTCGGGGCTCCCCTCGCGATGGGTCGATCCCCGCGAGTTCGTCGTCACCGACGACCGCCACGGTGCGGCGACCGCCGACGTCGAGGCCACCGGAGAGCGGGCGAGACCGCTCGTGACGGAGGCGCTCGACGCGGGCGAGATCCCCGTCGTCGGCGGGTTCGTCGGCGCGACGCGCGAGGGGCACACGACGACCCTCGGGCGCGGGGGCTCCGACACCTCCGCAGCGGTCCTGGGTGCCGCCCTTCTCGCTTCGGAGATCCAGATCTGGACCGACGTCGACGGGATCCTCAGCGCCGATCCGCGCGTCTGTCCCGAGGCCCGGGTGTGCGCGCGCGTGGCGTTCGCGGAGGCGGCGGAGCTGGCGTTCTACGGGGCGAAGGTCCTGCACCCCGCGGCGATCGCGCCTGCGGTGGCGCGCGGGATCCCGGTGCGGGTGCTGAACTCGCTGCGGCCGCAGGGGGCGGGGACCGTCGTCGTCGCCGAGCCCGGGGAAGGGGCGCCCCCGCTCGTCGCGGTCGCCAGCCGCGGCGGGGCGACGCTGGTTCGGCTCCGGTCGCGGCGGATGCGCATCGACGCGGGGTTCCTGCCCCAGGCGCTCGCGGCGCTCGAGGCCGAAGGGGTCGTTCCCGACCTCGTGGTCTCGTCCGAGGTCGGCGTGGCGGCCGCGGTGGCCGGGCGGCTCGACGCGAAGCGTCTCGCGACGCGCGCGGGGGACGGGGTCGAGGTGGAGATCCACCCGGAGCAGGGGATCGTCTGCATCGTCGGCTCGGGGCTCGCCACAGACGGTCGGATCCGGGGCCGCGTGCTCGCCGCGCTCGCCGAGCACGATCCGGCGCTCGTCTCGCTCGGCGGCTCGGGGACGAGCGTCTCGGCCCTCGTCGCCGAAACGCGGCTCGCCGACGTCGTGCGCTCGCTGCACCGGACCTTCTTCGAGGGGGGCGGGGGATGA